A genomic window from Cyanobium sp. ATX 6F1 includes:
- a CDS encoding HpsJ family protein, producing the protein MTTLAASGRFSTVLRWLGLTLVVLLLLQLVATLIPWAWSEEAFRQLVVERLVSQAPMALLGLLLVLLSSRLDHPNEKHTPVRWLVTGISAVLAIALLVAVPVSISGDRALSDQAEQQLAAQRSQVQAARAQMKNPQALEQLVAQLEQSGQLPPGGTAEQKLQLVKVQFESRLQQADKQIQQAERARDLSINQRRFGGTGSALVLAVAFTLLALASAL; encoded by the coding sequence GTGACCACCCTTGCCGCCTCCGGGCGTTTCTCCACCGTTCTGCGCTGGCTCGGCCTCACCCTTGTGGTGCTGCTCCTGCTGCAGCTCGTGGCCACCTTGATTCCCTGGGCCTGGAGCGAGGAGGCTTTCCGTCAGCTGGTGGTGGAACGCCTGGTGAGCCAGGCGCCCATGGCCCTGCTTGGGTTGCTGCTGGTGCTGCTCTCCTCACGCCTCGACCATCCCAACGAGAAGCACACCCCCGTCCGCTGGCTGGTCACCGGCATCAGTGCCGTGCTGGCGATCGCCCTGCTGGTGGCCGTGCCGGTGTCGATCAGCGGCGATCGGGCGCTCTCCGACCAGGCCGAGCAGCAGCTGGCCGCCCAGCGCAGCCAGGTGCAGGCAGCCCGTGCCCAGATGAAGAACCCCCAGGCCCTCGAGCAGTTGGTGGCCCAGTTGGAGCAGTCCGGACAGCTGCCTCCGGGCGGCACGGCCGAGCAGAAACTTCAGCTGGTGAAGGTGCAGTTCGAGAGCCGCTTGCAGCAGGCGGACAAGCAGATTCAGCAGGCCGAACGGGCCCGGGATCTGTCGATCAACCAGCGTCGGTTCGGCGGCACGGGCTCGGCCTTGGTGCTGGCGGTGGCCTTCACCTTGCTGGCGCTCGCCTCGGCGCTCTGA
- a CDS encoding tetratricopeptide repeat protein, protein MIPRWLRSLAAAPLAFGLVAGGLEVGTAPAAQAFVPYVYIPRPQELEASGLGIAQAASRLLRLGQPEDAAKLAALTVQLLPGDPRGWVLLAEAQLRSNQPKEASKALARAKQLDPRNPGILFAQGSLALRDGQPKQALGYLEQGLKLNGKNPGAHFDLGNAQILLNNPTAALGSFEKAASLRKGFWEAINNQALVLFELSRPREAIERWRQALQIKSSASEPTLALAAALNGSGNNNEEALRLAKRALEGEPSYVLETYQKEQLWGNKLRAATKRLLGRPELKSVVERALANAGNGSQEPDE, encoded by the coding sequence ATGATTCCCCGCTGGTTGCGGTCACTGGCGGCCGCTCCACTGGCCTTCGGCCTGGTGGCCGGTGGCCTGGAGGTGGGGACGGCGCCGGCGGCCCAGGCGTTCGTGCCCTACGTGTACATCCCTCGCCCCCAGGAACTGGAGGCGTCCGGCCTCGGCATCGCCCAGGCGGCCTCTCGCCTGCTGCGGCTGGGTCAGCCCGAGGATGCCGCCAAGCTGGCGGCCCTGACCGTGCAACTGCTGCCCGGTGACCCCCGGGGTTGGGTGCTGCTGGCGGAAGCCCAGTTGCGCAGCAACCAGCCCAAGGAGGCCTCCAAAGCGTTGGCGCGGGCCAAGCAGCTGGATCCCCGCAACCCGGGCATCCTGTTCGCCCAGGGCTCCCTGGCCCTGCGGGACGGCCAGCCGAAGCAGGCGCTTGGCTACCTGGAGCAGGGTCTCAAGCTGAACGGCAAGAACCCCGGGGCCCACTTCGACCTGGGCAACGCCCAGATTCTGCTCAACAACCCCACGGCCGCCCTCGGCTCCTTCGAGAAGGCCGCCTCCCTGCGCAAGGGCTTCTGGGAGGCGATCAACAACCAGGCCCTGGTGCTGTTCGAGCTGAGCCGCCCGCGCGAGGCGATCGAGCGCTGGCGTCAGGCCCTGCAGATCAAATCCAGCGCCTCCGAGCCCACCCTGGCCCTGGCCGCGGCCCTTAACGGCAGCGGCAACAACAACGAGGAAGCCCTGCGCTTGGCCAAGCGCGCCCTGGAGGGGGAACCCAGCTACGTCCTGGAGACGTACCAGAAGGAACAACTCTGGGGCAACAAGCTGCGGGCCGCCACCAAACGGCTGTTGGGCCGTCCCGAGCTCAAATCGGTGGTCGAACGTGCCCTGGCCAATGCCGGCAACGGCAGCCAGGAACCCGACGAATGA
- the queG gene encoding tRNA epoxyqueuosine(34) reductase QueG has product MRTDLAQRLKQEAKALGFDPVGIAAVPGGANLRLRTAALERWLQAGHQGSMGWMADPRRTRVEGLLEGVRSLVAVGLSYHVAAGRAPGSLAIARYGWGRDYHRVIDGRLRRLGRWLGQQVPDSRWRVCVDAAPLLDKAWAEEAGLGWIGKNGNLIHRHRGSWLLLGHLLTTVELPADSPAEPLCGSCSRCLEACPTGAISEPFVVDARRCLAFHTIESREPTLPAAIKAGLGPWVAGCDICQDVCPWNGPALEPSSDPDVQPRPWMLNLEPEQALGWSDAEWDERLRASALRRIKPWMWRRNVRAALGRDP; this is encoded by the coding sequence GTGAGAACCGACCTGGCCCAGCGGCTGAAACAGGAGGCGAAGGCGCTGGGCTTCGATCCGGTCGGCATCGCCGCCGTGCCCGGTGGCGCCAATCTGCGCCTGCGCACCGCCGCCCTGGAGCGCTGGCTCCAGGCGGGCCACCAGGGGTCGATGGGCTGGATGGCGGACCCCCGCCGCACCCGGGTGGAAGGCCTGCTGGAGGGGGTGCGCAGCCTCGTGGCGGTGGGGTTGAGCTACCACGTGGCCGCCGGGCGGGCCCCCGGCTCCCTGGCGATCGCGCGCTACGGCTGGGGCCGGGATTACCACCGGGTGATCGATGGGCGGTTGCGGCGACTGGGGCGCTGGCTGGGGCAGCAGGTGCCGGACAGTCGCTGGCGGGTGTGCGTGGATGCGGCACCACTGCTGGACAAGGCCTGGGCGGAGGAGGCGGGCCTGGGCTGGATTGGCAAAAACGGCAATCTCATCCACCGGCACAGGGGCTCCTGGCTGCTGCTCGGCCACCTGCTCACCACCGTGGAGCTGCCCGCCGACAGTCCTGCGGAGCCCCTCTGCGGCAGCTGCAGCCGCTGCCTCGAGGCCTGCCCCACCGGCGCGATCAGCGAGCCCTTCGTGGTGGATGCCCGCCGTTGCCTGGCCTTCCACACGATCGAAAGCCGCGAACCAACCCTTCCGGCTGCGATCAAGGCAGGCCTGGGGCCCTGGGTGGCCGGCTGTGACATCTGCCAGGACGTCTGCCCCTGGAACGGGCCGGCGTTGGAGCCCTCCAGCGATCCGGATGTGCAGCCGCGGCCCTGGATGCTGAACCTGGAACCCGAGCAGGCCCTGGGCTGGAGCGACGCGGAATGGGATGAACGGCTGAGGGCCTCAGCCCTGCGCCGCATCAAACCCTGGATGTGGCGACGGAATGTCAGGGCCGCCCTGGGGCGAGACCCCTAG
- the purF gene encoding amidophosphoribosyltransferase, with amino-acid sequence MSTADRPERPDKPEEACGVFAVLAPGQQVANLTYFGLYALQHRGQESAGIAVFNGDKVRLHKDMGLVSQVFDQDVLARMPGDLAIGHNRYSTTGSSRVCNAQPVVLMTRLGPFALAHNGNLVNAGELRAAIAATDAELTSTTDSELIAFALQEAVNGGLGWEAAIRCAVGRCHGAFSLAIGTPEGLFALRDGHGIRPLVFGVFGDGDERHWVVSSESCGLDIIGATYIDEVAPGELVAFRFGATEPERARWIEQPTKLCVFEMIYFARPDSRFFGESLYSYRHRIGEVLARESAVEADIVIGVPDSGIPAAIGYSKHSGLPYADGLIKNRYVGRTFIQPTQAMREAGIRVKLNPLPDVLSGKRVVVIDDSIVRGTTSRKLVAALRDAGATEVHMRISSPPVTHPCFYGIDTDNQDQLIAARLTLQQIEAHLGVDSLAYLSKEGMVEAAHAASANFCTACFDGHYPIEMEEEMRSSKLMLEPTGLAATV; translated from the coding sequence GTGAGCACCGCTGATCGGCCTGAGCGCCCTGATAAACCCGAGGAGGCCTGCGGCGTGTTCGCCGTGCTGGCCCCGGGCCAGCAGGTGGCGAACCTCACCTACTTCGGCCTCTACGCCCTGCAGCACCGCGGCCAGGAGTCGGCCGGCATCGCCGTCTTCAACGGCGACAAGGTGCGCCTGCACAAGGACATGGGCCTGGTGAGCCAGGTGTTCGACCAGGACGTGCTCGCCCGCATGCCCGGTGATCTGGCCATCGGACACAACCGCTATTCCACCACCGGCAGCAGTCGCGTCTGCAATGCCCAGCCCGTGGTGCTGATGACGCGCCTGGGACCCTTCGCCCTGGCCCACAACGGCAACCTCGTCAACGCCGGCGAGCTGCGGGCGGCGATCGCCGCCACCGATGCCGAGCTCACCTCCACCACCGATTCGGAGTTGATCGCCTTCGCCCTCCAGGAGGCGGTCAACGGCGGCCTGGGCTGGGAGGCGGCGATCCGCTGCGCCGTCGGCCGCTGCCACGGCGCCTTCAGTCTGGCGATCGGCACCCCGGAGGGTCTGTTCGCCCTGCGCGATGGCCATGGCATCCGCCCGCTGGTGTTCGGTGTCTTCGGCGATGGCGACGAACGCCACTGGGTGGTGAGCAGTGAATCCTGTGGCCTCGACATCATCGGCGCCACCTACATCGACGAGGTGGCCCCCGGGGAACTGGTGGCGTTCCGCTTCGGCGCAACGGAACCCGAGCGCGCCCGCTGGATCGAGCAGCCCACGAAGCTGTGCGTGTTCGAGATGATTTATTTCGCCCGCCCGGACAGCCGCTTCTTTGGCGAATCGCTCTACAGCTATCGCCACCGCATCGGTGAGGTGCTGGCACGGGAATCCGCCGTCGAAGCTGACATCGTGATCGGGGTGCCGGATTCAGGCATTCCTGCCGCCATCGGTTATTCCAAGCACAGCGGCCTCCCCTATGCCGATGGGCTGATCAAGAACCGCTACGTGGGCCGCACCTTCATCCAGCCCACCCAGGCCATGCGCGAAGCGGGCATCCGGGTCAAGCTCAATCCCCTGCCCGATGTGCTCTCTGGCAAGCGTGTGGTGGTTATCGACGACTCGATCGTGCGTGGCACCACCAGCCGCAAATTGGTGGCGGCCCTGCGCGATGCGGGGGCCACCGAGGTGCACATGCGCATCAGTTCACCGCCGGTCACCCATCCCTGCTTCTACGGCATTGACACCGACAACCAGGACCAATTGATTGCGGCTCGTCTCACCCTCCAGCAGATCGAAGCCCATCTGGGGGTGGATTCCCTGGCCTACCTGAGCAAGGAGGGCATGGTCGAAGCGGCCCATGCCGCCTCCGCCAACTTCTGCACGGCCTGTTTCGATGGCCACTACCCGATCGAGATGGAGGAAGAGATGCGCTCCAGCAAATTGATGCTCGAACCAACCGGGCTCGCGGCCACGGTCTGA
- a CDS encoding DUF502 domain-containing protein, translating to MVQSSPRTDQPLPSRLQQDLKNDLIAGLLVVIPLATTIWLATTVSRFVLAFLTTIPKQFNPFNTLNPLLQELINLGVGLLVPLLGILLIGLMARNIVGRWLLEFGEGTLLRIPLAGSVYKTLKQLLETFLRDNSTRFRRVVLVEYPREGLYALGFVTGVIGSSVQAGFPQPMLSVFIPTAPNPTTGWYAVVPETAVQDIDLSVEDAFRTIISAGIVSPDERETPASRSFSSLLAQLRAPAYSTPPPNKA from the coding sequence TTGGTTCAATCCAGTCCCCGAACCGATCAACCGCTGCCCAGCAGGCTCCAGCAGGATCTCAAGAACGACCTGATCGCTGGTCTGCTGGTGGTGATTCCGCTGGCGACCACCATCTGGCTGGCCACCACGGTCAGCCGTTTCGTGCTGGCGTTCCTGACCACGATCCCCAAGCAGTTCAACCCGTTCAACACCCTCAATCCGCTGCTGCAGGAGCTGATCAACCTCGGCGTGGGTCTGCTGGTGCCGCTGCTGGGGATCCTGCTGATCGGTCTGATGGCCCGCAACATCGTCGGTCGCTGGCTGCTGGAGTTCGGCGAAGGAACCCTGTTGCGCATCCCCCTGGCGGGATCGGTCTACAAGACCCTCAAGCAGCTGCTGGAAACCTTCCTGCGCGACAACTCCACGCGCTTTCGGCGGGTGGTCTTGGTGGAGTACCCCCGCGAGGGTCTCTATGCGCTTGGTTTCGTCACCGGGGTGATCGGATCTTCGGTGCAGGCGGGATTTCCTCAGCCGATGCTGAGCGTGTTCATCCCCACCGCCCCGAATCCCACCACCGGTTGGTATGCCGTCGTGCCCGAGACGGCCGTTCAGGACATCGACCTGTCGGTGGAGGATGCCTTCCGCACGATCATCTCGGCCGGCATCGTCAGCCCGGATGAGCGTGAAACACCGGCCAGCCGGAGTTTTTCCAGCTTGCTCGCCCAGCTGCGGGCCCCCGCTTATTCCACTCCTCCCCCCAACAAGGCCTGA
- the purL gene encoding phosphoribosylformylglycinamidine synthase subunit PurL: MVASSSFSVADALRKEGLSQADYDEIVRRLGRAPNRAELGMFGVMWSEHCCYRNSRPLLQGFPTEGPRILVGPGENAGVVDLGEGQHLAFKIESHNHPSAVEPFQGAATGVGGILRDIFTMGARPIALLNALRFGPLEDERNVGLMEGVVAGIAHYGNCVGVPTVGGEVAFDPSYSGNPLVNAMALGLMETPEIVRSGAEGVGNPVVYVGSTTGRDGMGGASFASAELSAASLDDRPAVQVGDPFLEKGLIEACLEAFQSGDVVAAQDMGAAGLTCSCSEMAAKGGVGIELDLDLVPAREAGMTAYEYLLSESQERMLFVVRAGREQPLMERFRRWGLQAAVVGRVLAEPIVRVLQHGQVAAEVPAHALADDTPINRHELISEPPADLLTHWRWSEAELPEATDAGIATPSGTLTWNAVLEKLLDDPTIASKRWVWRQYDHQVQANTVVLPGGADAAVVRLRPQQGAGSLAAVTRGVAATVDCPNRWVALDPERGAIAAVAEAARNLSCVGAEPLAVTDNLNFPSPDTDRGYWQLALACRGLAEACRTLGTPVTGGNVSLYNEIRLSDGRMQPIHPTPVVGMVGLVHDLAQVTGLGWRTPGDAIWLLGVPLEASVESAAVEERLSLSGSSYLERIHGLATGRPPHTDLELEVRVQAFLRQAISAGLVVSAHDLADGGLAVALAEASIASGLGATVQVPPGEVRLDRLLFAEGGARILVSVPASQAAAWEVALESAGALGEQAWAQRLGQVSAEPQLTVSRADQPLLTSAIESLRERYEQALPRRLGARS, from the coding sequence GTGGTTGCCAGCTCCTCCTTTTCGGTCGCCGATGCGCTGCGCAAGGAGGGCCTGAGCCAGGCCGATTACGACGAGATCGTTCGGCGCCTGGGCCGGGCCCCGAACCGGGCTGAGCTGGGCATGTTCGGGGTGATGTGGTCGGAGCACTGCTGTTACCGCAACTCACGGCCACTGCTGCAGGGCTTTCCCACCGAGGGGCCGCGCATCCTGGTGGGCCCGGGTGAAAACGCCGGTGTGGTGGATCTTGGCGAAGGTCAGCACCTGGCCTTCAAGATCGAGAGCCACAACCACCCCTCGGCCGTGGAGCCCTTCCAGGGGGCGGCCACGGGTGTGGGCGGCATCCTGCGGGACATCTTCACCATGGGGGCGCGGCCGATTGCCCTGCTCAACGCCCTGCGCTTCGGCCCATTGGAAGACGAGCGCAACGTGGGCCTGATGGAAGGTGTGGTGGCCGGCATCGCCCACTACGGCAACTGCGTGGGGGTGCCCACCGTGGGCGGTGAGGTGGCCTTCGACCCCAGCTACAGCGGTAACCCATTGGTGAACGCCATGGCCCTGGGGCTGATGGAAACGCCGGAGATCGTGCGCTCCGGCGCCGAGGGGGTGGGCAATCCGGTGGTCTACGTGGGCAGCACCACCGGCCGCGATGGCATGGGCGGTGCGAGCTTTGCCTCGGCAGAACTCAGCGCGGCCTCCCTCGACGATCGCCCCGCCGTGCAGGTGGGGGATCCGTTTCTGGAGAAGGGACTGATCGAGGCCTGTCTGGAGGCCTTCCAGAGCGGCGATGTGGTGGCCGCCCAGGACATGGGGGCCGCCGGACTCACCTGCAGCTGCTCGGAGATGGCCGCCAAGGGCGGCGTGGGCATCGAGCTGGATCTCGATTTGGTGCCCGCCCGCGAAGCCGGCATGACCGCCTACGAGTACCTGCTCTCGGAATCCCAGGAGCGCATGCTGTTCGTGGTCAGGGCCGGGCGGGAGCAGCCGCTGATGGAACGCTTCCGCCGCTGGGGGCTCCAGGCCGCCGTGGTGGGAAGGGTGCTGGCGGAGCCGATCGTGCGGGTGCTGCAGCACGGGCAGGTGGCCGCTGAAGTTCCCGCCCATGCCCTGGCCGATGACACCCCGATCAACCGCCACGAGCTGATCAGTGAACCGCCGGCGGACCTGCTGACCCATTGGCGCTGGAGCGAAGCTGAGCTGCCCGAGGCCACCGATGCTGGCATCGCCACCCCCAGCGGAACCCTGACCTGGAACGCTGTGCTGGAGAAGCTTTTGGATGATCCCACCATCGCCAGCAAGCGCTGGGTCTGGCGCCAGTACGACCACCAGGTGCAGGCCAACACCGTGGTGCTTCCGGGCGGCGCCGATGCCGCCGTGGTGCGCCTCAGGCCCCAGCAGGGTGCCGGTTCCCTCGCTGCGGTCACCCGTGGGGTGGCGGCCACCGTGGATTGCCCGAACCGCTGGGTGGCCCTCGACCCCGAACGTGGGGCGATCGCGGCGGTGGCCGAGGCGGCCCGCAACCTCAGCTGCGTGGGCGCCGAACCCCTGGCGGTCACCGACAACCTCAACTTTCCCTCCCCCGACACCGACCGGGGCTACTGGCAGCTGGCCCTGGCCTGCCGCGGTCTGGCGGAGGCCTGCCGCACCCTCGGCACCCCGGTCACGGGCGGCAACGTCTCGCTCTACAACGAGATCCGCCTGAGTGATGGACGGATGCAGCCGATCCACCCCACCCCGGTGGTGGGCATGGTGGGGCTGGTGCACGACCTGGCCCAGGTCACCGGTCTGGGCTGGCGAACCCCGGGGGATGCGATCTGGTTGCTGGGGGTTCCCCTGGAGGCTTCTGTGGAGAGTGCCGCTGTCGAGGAGCGCCTGTCGCTGTCAGGCAGCAGCTACCTGGAGCGGATCCACGGCCTGGCCACCGGCCGGCCGCCGCACACCGATCTGGAGTTGGAGGTTCGGGTGCAGGCTTTCCTGCGCCAGGCGATCAGCGCAGGCCTGGTGGTCTCCGCCCACGACCTGGCCGACGGCGGTCTGGCGGTGGCCCTGGCGGAGGCTTCGATCGCCTCGGGCCTCGGGGCGACGGTGCAAGTACCTCCCGGTGAGGTTCGGCTCGATCGTCTGCTGTTTGCCGAGGGCGGCGCCCGAATCCTGGTGTCGGTGCCGGCGTCACAGGCAGCTGCCTGGGAGGTAGCCCTGGAGAGTGCTGGTGCCTTGGGGGAGCAGGCCTGGGCCCAGCGCCTGGGGCAGGTGAGCGCCGAGCCGCAGCTCACCGTCAGCCGGGCGGATCAGCCACTGCTCACCAGCGCCATCGAGTCCCTGCGCGAGCGCTATGAGCAGGCCCTGCCCCGCCGCCTCGGGGCCCGGAGTTGA
- the nusB gene encoding transcription antitermination factor NusB, translated as MQSRSVARELALLMLGQTNDRVPAADLALDGLLNQALATLAQHVREALDRSASALQEAQEHLLESELLDGQDRLPQVRDHLQQGLTQAELALNQLSASLELPRLLLLADQEGVRRGALDRARAVLQRREALDARLDGVMEGWRLTRLPRIDRDILRLAAAEIEAFGTPPAVACNEAVELANRYSDEQGRRMINGVLRRFTQAVS; from the coding sequence ATGCAGAGTCGATCCGTTGCCCGAGAACTGGCCCTGCTGATGCTGGGCCAGACCAACGACCGCGTTCCCGCCGCCGATCTGGCCTTGGATGGGCTGCTCAACCAGGCCTTGGCGACCCTGGCCCAGCACGTGCGTGAAGCCCTCGACCGCTCCGCCAGCGCCCTTCAGGAGGCGCAAGAGCATCTGCTTGAGAGCGAGTTGCTCGATGGCCAGGACCGCCTGCCCCAGGTGCGCGACCACCTGCAGCAGGGCCTCACCCAGGCGGAGCTGGCGCTCAACCAGCTTTCCGCCAGCCTGGAATTGCCGCGGCTGCTGCTGCTGGCTGACCAGGAGGGAGTGCGCAGGGGTGCGCTGGATCGCGCCCGGGCCGTGCTCCAGCGGCGGGAGGCCCTGGATGCCCGCCTCGATGGGGTGATGGAAGGCTGGCGCCTCACCCGCCTGCCGCGCATTGACCGCGACATCCTGCGCCTGGCGGCGGCGGAGATCGAGGCCTTCGGCACGCCGCCGGCGGTGGCCTGCAACGAGGCCGTGGAACTCGCCAATCGCTACAGCGACGAGCAGGGCCGGCGGATGATCAATGGCGTGCTGCGCCGTTTCACCCAGGCGGTGTCCTGA
- a CDS encoding DNA topoisomerase (ATP-hydrolyzing) subunit A, with amino-acid sequence MAEERIQPIALHHEMQRSYLEYAMSVIVGRALPDVRDGLKPVQRRILFAMHELGLTPDRPYRKCARVVGDVLGKYHPHGDQAVYDALVRLVQTFASRHPLLDGHGNFGSVDDDPAAAMRYTETRLAPISHEGLLDEIGSDTVDFAPNFDGSQQEPTVLPAQLPFLLLNGCSGIAVGMATNIPPHNLGEVVDAVIALVRNPDLSDEKLLALVPGPDFPTGGEVLLGSGVRDTYLNGRGSIPMRGVAHIEEVQPGKGRHRRSAVVITELPYQLSKAGWIEKLAEQVNDGKIGGIADIRDESDRDGMRVVVELRRDAEADKVLSELQRRTALQSNFGAILLALVNGKPQQLSLRQLLEQFLEYRERTLIRRTNHALKRAEDRLEVVEGLIKALDSLQRVIELIQAASDAASAKASLQVHLDLSERQAEAVLAMPLRRLTGLEQDGLRSEAKELRNERTRLRELLDNRSSLLEALVHELKVLKKRFNTPRRTRLVEGGDALVALRAAAVRPNAEQQRQQAYGALASDGRLLISSDGQVRIVAPQTLGRLHLEEPVELGEHPAPARLILPITGQPSLLALTSGGRVALLRWEFAGQQPGNLEKFLPDSLEGERVVQVLPLESDPALSLGLLSSDGRFKRLPISEFQELSGRAISVLKLRDEVVLRRVVCCREGDDLIVASSTGRVLKLEVNEANLPVMGRTAQGPVLMRLLPGEAVVGAVAAGEGDDVLLASRGGQLKRLRAAGLRRCQRGDLGQIGMHFKDRSDQLVDLQGLGSAVVSVLVGDKRHFRLQADQLESQEASGSGQLFPLPAGESVEELVPLIR; translated from the coding sequence ATGGCCGAGGAGCGCATCCAGCCCATCGCCCTGCATCACGAGATGCAGCGCTCCTACCTCGAGTACGCCATGAGCGTGATCGTGGGGCGGGCCCTGCCGGACGTGCGCGACGGCCTCAAACCGGTGCAGCGGCGCATTCTCTTCGCGATGCACGAGCTGGGGCTGACCCCGGATCGGCCCTACCGCAAGTGCGCCCGGGTCGTGGGCGATGTGCTGGGCAAGTACCACCCCCATGGCGACCAGGCGGTCTACGACGCCCTGGTGCGGCTGGTGCAGACCTTCGCCAGCCGCCATCCCCTGCTGGACGGCCACGGCAACTTCGGTTCGGTGGACGACGACCCGGCCGCCGCCATGCGCTACACGGAGACGCGGCTGGCACCGATCTCCCACGAGGGGCTGCTCGATGAGATCGGCAGCGACACCGTCGATTTCGCTCCCAACTTCGACGGCTCCCAACAGGAGCCCACGGTGCTGCCCGCCCAGCTGCCCTTCCTGCTGCTGAACGGCTGCTCGGGCATTGCCGTGGGCATGGCGACGAACATTCCCCCCCACAACCTCGGGGAAGTGGTGGACGCCGTGATCGCCCTGGTGCGCAACCCTGACCTCAGCGACGAGAAGCTGCTGGCCCTGGTGCCCGGCCCTGACTTCCCCACCGGCGGAGAGGTCCTCCTCGGCAGCGGCGTGCGCGACACCTATCTCAACGGCCGCGGCAGCATCCCCATGCGCGGGGTGGCCCACATCGAAGAGGTCCAACCCGGCAAGGGCCGCCACCGGCGCTCTGCCGTGGTGATCACCGAGCTGCCCTATCAGCTCAGCAAGGCGGGCTGGATCGAGAAACTGGCCGAGCAGGTGAACGACGGCAAGATCGGCGGGATCGCCGACATCCGCGATGAAAGCGATCGCGACGGCATGCGCGTGGTGGTGGAGCTGCGCCGGGATGCGGAAGCCGACAAGGTGCTGAGCGAACTGCAACGGCGCACGGCCCTGCAGAGCAACTTCGGCGCCATCCTGCTGGCCCTGGTGAATGGCAAGCCCCAGCAACTGAGCCTGCGCCAGCTGCTGGAGCAGTTCCTGGAGTACCGCGAACGCACCCTGATCCGCCGCACCAACCATGCCCTCAAGCGCGCCGAGGACCGACTGGAGGTGGTGGAGGGGCTGATCAAAGCCCTTGATTCCCTCCAGCGGGTGATCGAGCTGATCCAGGCGGCCAGCGACGCCGCCTCAGCCAAGGCCAGCCTGCAGGTGCACCTCGACCTCAGCGAACGGCAGGCGGAGGCCGTGCTGGCCATGCCCCTGCGCCGGCTCACAGGCCTGGAGCAGGACGGCCTTCGCAGCGAAGCCAAGGAGCTGCGGAACGAGCGCACGCGGCTGCGGGAACTGCTCGACAACCGCAGCAGCCTGCTCGAGGCGCTGGTGCATGAGCTCAAGGTGCTCAAGAAGCGCTTCAACACCCCCCGCCGCACCCGCCTGGTGGAGGGGGGCGATGCCCTGGTGGCCCTGCGGGCGGCGGCGGTGCGTCCCAACGCCGAACAACAACGCCAGCAGGCCTACGGAGCCCTGGCCAGCGATGGCCGGCTGCTGATCAGCAGCGATGGCCAGGTGCGGATCGTGGCCCCCCAGACCCTGGGACGACTGCACCTGGAGGAGCCCGTTGAGCTGGGGGAGCACCCGGCCCCGGCCCGACTGATCCTGCCGATTACCGGACAACCGAGCCTGCTGGCCTTAACCAGCGGTGGCCGGGTGGCCCTGCTGCGCTGGGAGTTTGCCGGTCAGCAACCCGGCAACCTGGAGAAGTTCCTCCCCGACAGCCTGGAGGGCGAACGGGTCGTGCAGGTGCTCCCCCTGGAGAGCGATCCAGCCCTCAGCCTGGGGCTGCTGAGCAGCGATGGCCGCTTCAAACGCCTGCCGATCAGCGAGTTCCAGGAGCTCTCCGGACGGGCCATCAGCGTGCTCAAACTCCGCGATGAGGTGGTCCTGCGGCGGGTGGTCTGCTGCAGGGAAGGGGACGACCTGATCGTGGCCAGCAGCACCGGACGGGTGCTGAAACTGGAGGTGAATGAGGCCAACCTGCCGGTGATGGGGCGCACGGCCCAGGGGCCCGTGCTGATGCGGCTGCTGCCGGGGGAAGCGGTGGTCGGAGCTGTGGCCGCTGGGGAGGGTGACGACGTGCTGCTGGCCAGCCGTGGCGGTCAGCTCAAGCGCCTGCGGGCCGCCGGCCTGCGCCGCTGCCAGCGCGGTGACCTCGGCCAGATCGGGATGCACTTCAAGGACCGCAGCGATCAGTTGGTCGACCTGCAGGGCCTGGGCTCTGCGGTGGTGAGTGTGCTGGTGGGCGACAAGCGCCACTTCCGCCTCCAGGCAGACCAGCTTGAATCCCAGGAGGCCAGTGGCAGCGGCCAGCTGTTCCCCCTGCCGGCGGGCGAGAGCGTTGAGGAGCTGGTTCCCCTGATCCGCTGA